In Fibrobacter sp. UWB10, a single window of DNA contains:
- a CDS encoding sigma 54-interacting transcriptional regulator — protein MPSPIGSEISVVQKISVAIIHERNVEKLLENVLDILESELGMLRGTFALLFGDTLKIEASRGLDESEKQRGLYRMGEGITGHVAERGVSHVIPDLRKDSRFLNRTGSRHYDSQVAFICVPLIHDGQVIGTLSIDRPVDGATDLDRDVALLEIIANITGDAANECIELHNEHEAMLEENRKLRDMLSSNPGELVGNCREMQQIYEQVRQVAPSDATVLIRGGSGTGKEMIARAIVNLSERKDKPFITLNCAALPENLVESELFGHEKGAFTGAVNRRIGRAEAADGGTLFLDEIGDLTMQTQVKLLRFLQERTFSRVGSNEELHSDVRFLAATSRNLEELIAQGKFREDLFYRLNIFPITMPDLAKRKSDIILLAEHFIEKMNLRYNKKVARLSTTAINLLMSYHWPGNVRELENCMERAVLTASDDCIHSYNLPPSLQTSLSVGPSGAVTTKTAPLEVMMNNYEREIITEAIKRNNGNLSAAGRDLGVSPRMMNYRMNKLGIKSGR, from the coding sequence ATGCCCTCTCCAATAGGTTCAGAAATCTCGGTCGTCCAGAAGATCAGTGTTGCGATCATTCACGAACGCAACGTTGAAAAGTTGCTCGAGAATGTGCTCGACATTCTGGAATCCGAACTCGGCATGCTTCGCGGAACTTTCGCGTTGCTTTTTGGCGATACGCTTAAGATTGAAGCGTCTCGCGGACTGGATGAATCCGAAAAACAGCGCGGTTTGTACCGCATGGGTGAAGGTATTACGGGCCATGTCGCTGAACGCGGCGTGAGCCATGTGATTCCTGACCTGCGCAAAGACTCCCGCTTCTTGAACCGTACGGGTAGCCGCCATTATGACTCCCAGGTGGCTTTTATTTGTGTGCCTTTGATTCACGACGGTCAGGTGATCGGAACGCTTTCGATTGACCGCCCGGTGGATGGCGCTACTGATTTAGACCGCGATGTGGCTTTGCTTGAAATCATTGCAAACATCACGGGTGATGCCGCTAACGAATGCATTGAACTGCATAACGAACACGAAGCAATGCTCGAAGAAAACCGCAAGCTTCGCGACATGCTTTCGAGCAACCCCGGCGAACTGGTGGGTAACTGCCGCGAAATGCAGCAGATTTACGAACAGGTGCGTCAGGTGGCTCCGAGCGATGCGACGGTTCTGATTCGTGGCGGTAGCGGTACGGGTAAGGAAATGATTGCCCGTGCAATTGTGAATTTGTCTGAAAGAAAGGACAAGCCTTTCATTACGCTGAACTGCGCGGCTCTGCCCGAGAACCTGGTGGAAAGCGAATTGTTCGGTCACGAAAAGGGTGCGTTTACGGGTGCGGTGAATCGCCGTATTGGTCGTGCCGAAGCTGCCGACGGGGGTACACTCTTCCTCGACGAAATTGGCGACCTTACCATGCAGACTCAAGTGAAGCTCCTGCGATTCTTGCAGGAACGTACCTTTAGCCGCGTGGGCAGTAACGAAGAACTCCATTCCGATGTGAGATTCTTGGCTGCTACGAGCCGTAACTTGGAAGAGCTGATTGCGCAGGGCAAGTTCCGCGAAGACTTGTTCTACCGCTTGAACATTTTCCCGATTACCATGCCCGATTTGGCAAAGCGCAAGTCCGACATTATCTTGCTGGCGGAGCACTTCATTGAAAAGATGAATCTGCGCTACAACAAGAAGGTGGCCCGCCTTTCGACGACGGCGATCAACTTGCTCATGAGCTACCACTGGCCGGGTAACGTGCGTGAATTGGAAAACTGCATGGAACGCGCGGTGCTTACCGCAAGCGACGACTGCATTCACAGCTACAACTTGCCGCCTTCGCTGCAGACAAGCCTGAGCGTCGGACCTTCTGGTGCCGTGACAACCAAGACCGCTCCGCTCGAAGTGATGATGAACAATTACGAACGTGAAATCATTACCGAGGCAATCAAGCGCAATAACGGTAACCTTTCTGCCGCAGGCCGCGATTTGGGTGTGTCTCCGCGCATGATGAATTACCGTATGAATAAACTCGGCATCAAGTCCGGGCGTTGA
- a CDS encoding NAD(+) synthase, giving the protein MFGFYRFASVCPTLKVADTAYNTAEIIRCATEAIQNDAAFVVFPELCIAGYTCSDLFHQELLLKKSVESLSKIAEAFATSDTVIAVGLPLRIFGCLYNCAAFVQKGKLVAVTPKIHLPNQREFYEKRHFSSGRDLLRAPTTCPVEGFGDVPVTNFFTVAGKSGAEVRVGVELCEDLWTAVPPSGELALAGANVIVNLSASDALVGKRDYRRNLVMNQSARCMAAYVYSSAGVHESTTDMVFSGHLMIAENGSMIAESKPFSRESEIIYADIDVERLNMQRLSEGSFQDFDSRSFYARAASFDGLRSIDSLKYRFVAPMPFVPGNIETRDKSCTEIFNIQCAGLAKRLEASHSKRAVIGLSGGLDSTLALLVVAETFKLLKRPASEILVLTMPGFGTTKRTKNNAVTMAELLGVELRTVDIQKACLQHFADIGHDPKTLNVTYENVQARERTQILMDIANSVGGIVIGTGDLSEIALGWSTYNADHMSMYAVNCDIPKTLVRHVVGWYADHAESFTADKKTAKELADVLRDILDTPVSPELLPADANGQIAQKTESILGAYEIHDFYLYHFAKYGAAPQKLLFLAKYAFAGKFSDEELEKALAVFVRRFFTQQFKRSCIPDGPKVGTISLSPRADWRMPSDSSFSDWM; this is encoded by the coding sequence ATGTTTGGATTTTACCGATTCGCATCTGTTTGCCCGACGCTGAAAGTCGCCGATACCGCCTACAATACAGCTGAGATTATCCGCTGTGCAACCGAGGCTATCCAAAATGACGCTGCCTTCGTGGTGTTCCCGGAGCTTTGCATTGCGGGGTATACCTGTAGTGATCTGTTCCATCAGGAACTGTTGCTTAAGAAGAGCGTAGAATCGCTTTCGAAGATTGCAGAAGCGTTTGCAACGAGCGATACGGTGATTGCGGTGGGACTCCCGCTGCGAATCTTCGGTTGCCTTTACAACTGCGCTGCCTTTGTGCAGAAGGGTAAACTTGTGGCGGTGACGCCCAAGATTCATTTGCCGAACCAGCGTGAATTTTATGAAAAACGTCACTTTTCGAGCGGTCGCGACTTGCTTCGCGCTCCGACGACTTGCCCAGTCGAGGGCTTTGGCGATGTGCCGGTGACGAACTTCTTTACGGTTGCCGGAAAGTCTGGTGCTGAAGTTCGCGTGGGCGTGGAACTTTGCGAAGACTTGTGGACGGCGGTGCCGCCGAGCGGCGAACTTGCCCTGGCTGGCGCGAATGTGATTGTGAACCTGTCGGCAAGCGATGCCTTGGTCGGCAAGCGTGATTATCGCCGTAATCTGGTGATGAACCAGTCTGCTCGCTGCATGGCTGCCTATGTTTATTCGTCGGCGGGCGTGCATGAATCTACGACGGACATGGTCTTTAGCGGTCACTTGATGATTGCCGAGAACGGCAGCATGATTGCCGAAAGCAAGCCGTTTAGCCGCGAATCTGAAATTATTTATGCTGACATCGATGTTGAACGCCTGAACATGCAACGCTTGAGCGAAGGCTCGTTCCAGGATTTCGACAGCCGGAGCTTCTATGCGCGCGCGGCGAGTTTCGATGGCCTGCGTTCGATTGATAGCCTTAAGTACCGCTTTGTGGCGCCGATGCCGTTTGTGCCGGGCAACATCGAAACTCGCGACAAGTCCTGCACCGAGATCTTCAATATCCAATGCGCAGGACTTGCGAAGCGACTCGAAGCGTCGCATTCGAAGCGCGCGGTGATTGGCCTTTCGGGCGGCTTGGATTCTACGCTTGCCTTGCTTGTGGTCGCAGAAACATTCAAACTCTTGAAACGCCCTGCTTCTGAAATCCTCGTGCTCACGATGCCTGGATTCGGAACGACCAAGCGCACCAAGAATAACGCTGTCACGATGGCGGAACTCTTGGGCGTGGAACTGCGCACGGTCGACATCCAAAAGGCTTGCCTGCAGCATTTTGCCGACATCGGTCACGACCCGAAAACGCTCAATGTGACTTACGAGAATGTTCAGGCCCGCGAACGCACGCAGATTCTGATGGACATTGCCAACAGTGTAGGCGGAATCGTTATCGGTACGGGTGACCTTTCTGAAATCGCTCTCGGCTGGAGCACTTATAATGCCGACCACATGTCCATGTATGCAGTGAACTGCGATATTCCGAAAACGCTGGTGCGCCATGTGGTGGGCTGGTATGCCGACCATGCCGAAAGCTTTACCGCCGACAAGAAGACGGCGAAAGAACTTGCCGACGTGCTTCGCGATATCTTGGACACGCCGGTGTCGCCGGAACTTTTGCCCGCCGATGCGAACGGCCAGATTGCACAGAAGACCGAAAGTATCTTGGGCGCTTACGAAATCCACGACTTCTATCTGTACCACTTTGCAAAGTATGGTGCCGCTCCGCAAAAGCTCCTGTTCCTTGCGAAGTACGCCTTTGCCGGCAAGTTCAGCGACGAAGAATTGGAAAAGGCTTTAGCCGTATTCGTGCGCAGATTCTTTACGCAGCAGTTCAAACGCAGCTGCATTCCTGACGGCCCGAAGGTCGGTACGATTTCCCTGTCGCCCCGCGCCGACTGGCGCATGCCCAGTGATTCAAGCTTCAGCGATTGGATGTAG
- a CDS encoding DNA gyrase/topoisomerase IV subunit A, translating into MSEEIKDSTLGLSNVNHLEKLYDGWFLDYASYVILDRAVPYYEDGLKPVQRRILHSLFENHDGRYQKVATIVGRTMAYHPHGDASIGDALVGLGQKNLLIDTQGNWGNPFTGDRAAAPRYIEGRLTPFAVDVVFNPETTEWIPSYDGRSQEPVTLPVKFPLLLAQGVDGIAVGLSTSILPHNFRELCEASIAILKGKKFTLYPDFFTGGIIDVSDYNDGQRGGKVRVRAKIEKVDNKTLAIREIPYGTTTVSLIESIVKANDKGKIKIKHVDDNTSKEVEILVHLQPGTDPQVAIDALYTFTDCEKSISPCTCVIVDKHPKFLGVSDILRMNTEHTVKLLEWELANELKHLEDKWHMTTLEKIFIEKEVYEVIKKAKDREQIINFVREGLMPYVKRLHRKEVTDEEIGKLIEIPIRRISHYDREKADQLLKELEESIATCKYNQEHITDYTIEHFKNILKKYGEGKERRTQIAEFGKVEAVHVALANQKLYVNRKEGFVGTGMKKEEYLFDVSEYDDLIVFKADGSFKVVKVSDKDFVGKNILLVEKFKKDDDRHIYNVIHQDGKDGAYYIKRFNVGGVTRDKDYFMGKGKPGSKILYMSSNLNGEAEVVEVTLKPRPRTKLNFEVDFSSIDVKGRGAMGNIVTKYPVKSIKRVRKGVSTLGARVLYFDALAGIISTQKKGDRIGEFGEKDKILIVKENGTARVHDMADPILVGTGIKYVHKFDPEQVFTILYFEGGNFNYMVKRFNLEGCPMTTEFSLVSDHKNTQMIEFFATEDARELMEYQVGREVQKEELDLTEVAEVKGYKALGSKFTAKKVKRATRITPPDSFDDGSSEDEGSDESDPELFD; encoded by the coding sequence ATGAGCGAAGAAATTAAAGATTCGACCCTTGGACTTTCGAACGTTAACCACCTTGAAAAACTCTACGACGGGTGGTTCCTGGACTACGCCAGCTACGTGATTTTGGACCGCGCCGTTCCGTACTACGAAGACGGACTTAAGCCGGTGCAGCGCCGCATTTTGCACTCCCTTTTCGAAAACCACGACGGCCGCTACCAGAAGGTGGCCACCATCGTCGGTCGAACCATGGCCTACCACCCGCACGGCGACGCTTCCATTGGCGACGCACTCGTTGGCCTCGGCCAGAAGAATCTGCTGATTGACACCCAGGGTAACTGGGGCAACCCCTTCACCGGCGACCGTGCTGCAGCCCCCCGTTATATCGAAGGCCGCCTCACGCCGTTCGCAGTCGATGTCGTATTCAACCCCGAAACCACCGAATGGATCCCTAGCTACGATGGCCGTAGCCAGGAACCGGTGACGCTCCCGGTCAAGTTCCCGCTGCTTTTGGCGCAGGGTGTCGATGGTATCGCCGTGGGTCTTTCCACCTCGATCCTCCCCCACAACTTCAGGGAACTCTGCGAAGCAAGTATCGCCATCCTCAAGGGCAAGAAGTTTACGCTGTACCCGGATTTCTTTACCGGCGGCATTATTGATGTGAGCGACTACAACGACGGCCAGCGCGGCGGTAAGGTCCGCGTGCGCGCCAAGATTGAAAAGGTCGACAACAAGACGCTCGCCATCCGCGAAATCCCGTACGGCACCACCACCGTAAGCCTGATCGAAAGCATCGTGAAGGCAAACGACAAGGGTAAAATCAAGATTAAGCACGTCGACGACAACACGAGTAAAGAAGTTGAAATTCTCGTGCATCTGCAGCCGGGCACCGACCCGCAGGTCGCCATCGACGCCCTCTACACCTTTACCGACTGCGAAAAGTCCATTTCTCCCTGCACCTGCGTGATTGTCGACAAGCACCCGAAATTCCTCGGCGTCTCCGACATTCTGCGCATGAATACGGAGCACACGGTCAAGCTCCTGGAATGGGAACTGGCCAACGAACTCAAGCACCTCGAAGACAAGTGGCACATGACCACGCTCGAAAAGATCTTCATCGAAAAAGAAGTCTACGAGGTCATCAAGAAGGCGAAGGACCGCGAACAGATTATCAACTTCGTACGCGAAGGCCTTATGCCGTACGTGAAGCGCCTGCACCGCAAGGAAGTCACGGACGAAGAAATCGGCAAGCTCATCGAAATTCCGATCCGCCGCATCAGCCATTACGACCGCGAAAAGGCCGACCAGCTCTTGAAGGAACTGGAAGAAAGCATTGCGACCTGCAAATACAACCAGGAGCACATTACCGACTACACCATCGAGCACTTCAAGAACATTCTCAAGAAGTATGGCGAAGGCAAGGAACGCCGCACGCAGATTGCCGAATTCGGCAAGGTCGAAGCCGTGCACGTGGCTCTTGCCAACCAGAAGCTCTATGTGAACCGCAAGGAAGGCTTTGTGGGCACCGGCATGAAGAAGGAAGAATACCTCTTCGACGTGTCCGAATACGACGACTTGATTGTGTTCAAGGCCGACGGCAGTTTCAAGGTCGTTAAAGTCAGCGACAAGGACTTCGTGGGCAAGAACATCTTGCTCGTGGAAAAGTTCAAGAAGGACGACGACCGCCACATTTACAACGTGATTCACCAGGACGGCAAGGACGGCGCTTACTACATCAAGCGATTCAACGTGGGTGGCGTTACCCGCGACAAGGATTACTTTATGGGTAAGGGCAAGCCCGGCAGCAAGATTCTTTATATGTCGAGCAACCTGAATGGTGAAGCCGAAGTCGTGGAAGTCACGCTGAAGCCGCGTCCGCGTACCAAGCTCAACTTCGAGGTAGATTTCAGCTCTATCGACGTGAAGGGCCGTGGCGCCATGGGTAACATTGTGACCAAGTACCCGGTCAAGAGCATCAAGCGCGTCCGTAAGGGCGTGAGCACCTTGGGCGCCCGCGTACTCTACTTTGACGCCCTCGCCGGCATCATCAGCACCCAGAAGAAGGGCGACCGCATCGGCGAATTCGGCGAAAAGGACAAGATTCTCATTGTCAAGGAAAACGGCACGGCCCGCGTCCACGACATGGCCGACCCGATTCTCGTGGGTACTGGCATCAAGTATGTCCACAAGTTCGATCCGGAACAAGTCTTTACGATTCTCTACTTCGAAGGCGGCAACTTCAACTACATGGTCAAGCGTTTCAACTTGGAAGGCTGCCCCATGACGACCGAATTCAGCCTCGTGTCTGACCACAAGAACACGCAGATGATTGAATTCTTCGCGACCGAAGACGCCCGCGAACTCATGGAATACCAGGTAGGCCGCGAAGTCCAGAAGGAAGAACTTGATCTGACCGAAGTCGCCGAAGTCAAGGGCTACAAGGCCCTGGGTAGCAAGTTCACCGCCAAGAAGGTGAAGCGCGCTACCCGAATCACTCCGCCCGACAGTTTCGACGACGGCTCTAGCGAAGACGAAGGCTCCGACGAATCCGACCCGGAACTCTTCGACTAA